CCCGACTTTCCGGCAATCCCGACACTGCCATGTACGCATCGCCAATCGTCTTGATCTTCTCCAACCCATACTTCTCCGCCAACTCATCGAACTGGCTGAACAGCACGTCCAACCCCGTCACCAACTCCTGTGGCGTGATCCGTTGCGAGAGCACCGTGAAGCCAACAATGTCCGCGAACAACACCGTCACCGACTCGAACGATTCGGCGATATGTTCCTCGCCCCGAACAACACGTTGGGCGATGGTTGGAGGGAGAATGTTGTGAAGAACCCGCTTGGTGGCTTCGGCATCGGCGCGTTCAGCAGCGGTACGTTTCTCCATCTCCGCAATCTGCCGTTGTTGCTCTACTTGGATGGCCTTCTTCTTGGCTTCCTCACTCTGAACTTCCTCTTTCACTTCGTGGAATTTCTTGAAGTAGGTGAGTGCTTCCTCAAAGCGGGATTCTTGCTCGTAGAGCTTGGCTAAAAACTTATGGGCTACATAGAGCTTCTGCTTTGTTCCCAACTCTTCGTTGAGAGTAATTGCTTGGCAGAGAAGCTCTTCGGCTTTGGTGGGATTGTACTCGGCGAACGCTTGTTGTGAGTAGAGTAAGCCGATGTTTCCGGTGATGTTGGCAACACCGGAATGCTCACCAAGCTCTTCATGCATGGTAAGCGCACGGCGATAATACTCCAACGCCTTCGGGTACTCCGATAGAAAGGTGTACACAGTTCCGATGTTCCCGGTAACATTAGCAACACCGGAACGTTCGCCAAGCTCTTCATACAACGCAAGCGTACGGCTGAAATACTCCAACGCCTTCGTGTACTCCGAGAGGGAGCCATACACAGTTCCAATGTCCCCGGTGACACGAGCAACACCAGAACGATTGCCAAGCTCTTCCTGCAACGCAAGCGCACGAGCGTAATACTCTAACGCCTTTGGGTACTCCGAGAGGGCAGCGTATACAAACCCGATGTTCCCGGTAACACGAGCAACACCGGAACGCTCCCCAAGTTCTTCATGTAGGGCAAGCCCACGACTGAGATACTCCAACGCCTTCGCGTACTCCGAAAGGTGCAAGTACACATTCCCGATGTTCCCGGTGACATTGGCAACACCAGAACAATTCCCAAGTTCTTCATGCAACGCAAGCGCATGGATGAAATGCTCCAACGCCTTCGGATAATCCGACAGAGACTGGTACACAAGCCCGATGTTCCCAGTGACATTGGCAACACCAGAACGCTCCCCAAGCTCTTCATGCAACGCAAGCGCACCATTGTAATGCTCCAACGCCTTCGCGTACTCCGACAGAGAGAGATACACATTCCCGATGCCTACAGCAGTCTTGGCAACACCGGAACGCTCGCCAAGTTCTTCCTGCAACGCAAGCCCACGACTGAGATACTCCAACGCCTTCGCGTGCTCCGAAAGGTTCTGGTACACAAGCCCGATGTTGTTGATAGCACGGGCAACACCAGAACGATTCTCAAGCTCTTCGCACAGCTTCAACGATTGCTCCAGCAACGG
The window above is part of the Chlorobiota bacterium genome. Proteins encoded here:
- a CDS encoding tetratricopeptide repeat protein, translating into MNQLAEALDRQGEYAESLAAAEEAQSLAKEVGDGTTEAGALRLQGVVHAQRGAYSTALPLLEQSLKLCEELENRSGVARAINNIGLVYQNLSEHAKALEYLSRGLALQEELGERSGVAKTAVGIGNVYLSLSEYAKALEHYNGALALHEELGERSGVANVTGNIGLVYQSLSDYPKALEHFIHALALHEELGNCSGVANVTGNIGNVYLHLSEYAKALEYLSRGLALHEELGERSGVARVTGNIGFVYAALSEYPKALEYYARALALQEELGNRSGVARVTGDIGTVYGSLSEYTKALEYFSRTLALYEELGERSGVANVTGNIGTVYTFLSEYPKALEYYRRALTMHEELGEHSGVANITGNIGLLYSQQAFAEYNPTKAEELLCQAITLNEELGTKQKLYVAHKFLAKLYEQESRFEEALTYFKKFHEVKEEVQSEEAKKKAIQVEQQRQIAEMEKRTAAERADAEATKRVLHNILPPTIAQRVVRGEEHIAESFESVTVLFADIVGFTVLSQRITPQELVTGLDVLFSQFDELAEKYGLEKIKTIGDAYMAVSGLPESREDHAESAARMAIELVEVVAGFDGLGDGVRLQVRIGLHSGEVVAGIIGKKKFAYDLWGDAVNTASRMESHGEAGKIHVSEEFAEELRRRGGELPITLEERGELNIKGKGTLRTYFLNQVIP